One part of the Populus alba chromosome 18, ASM523922v2, whole genome shotgun sequence genome encodes these proteins:
- the LOC118056688 gene encoding growth-regulating factor 4 isoform X1 encodes MIMSGGNRFPFTASQWQELEHQALIYKYMVSGIPIPPDLLFTIKRSVCLDSSKLFPHQHPHFAWSCFQMGLGRKTDPEPGRCRRTDGKKWRCSKEAYPDSKYCERHMHRGKNRSRKPVEVATQRKSTSPPTVSSITRNHSSNSLLTTSSHSRLSLLMSPETQHQNHLQYPAGYHAHPNHQFLSSSTPTGIGLLPQENSTHLLLDSGGSSMTNTDFRRSVYGLKEEVDEHAFFSEPSGSMRSFSGSSMDDAWPLTPLTMNSSSSSSSTNSSKQRSLSSLHNEYSYLQLQSLCDHDIPKQQKQHQHHYLLGNDISNLGPMKMEKEEPQKTVHRFFDEWPPKNKESWLDLDNKSSNSASVSTTRLSISIPSSHDFLPIFNSRTNNDG; translated from the exons ATGATAATGAGTGGAGGAAACAGGTTTCCCTTCACTGCATCCCAGTGGCAAGAGCTTGAGCATCAAGCACTAATCTACAAGTACATGGTTTCTGGCATCCCCATCCCTCCTGATCTCCTCTTCACCATCAAAAGAAGCGTCTGTTTGGACTCTTCAAAGCTCTTTCCTCACCAACATCCACACT TTGCTTGGAGCTGTTTTCAGATGGGTTTAGGGAGGAAAACGGATCCAGAACCAGGGAGGTGCAGGAGAACAGATGGAAAGAAATGGAGATGCTCAAAAGAAGCATACCCAGATTCCAAGTACTGTGAGAGACACATGCATAGAGGGAAGAACCGTTCAAGAAAGCCTGTGGAAGTCGCAACACAAAGAAAATCAACATCACCACCAACTGTCTCATCAATCACCAGAAACCACTCTAGTAACTCATTACTAACAACATCCTCCCATTCTCGTCTTTCGTTATTAATGTCACCTGAGACCCAACACCAGAATCACCTTCAGTATCCTGCAGGTTACCATGCCCATCCAAACCATCAATTTTTGTCTTCTTCAACACCCACTGGAATTGGTTTGTTACCTCAAGAAAATTCTACCCACTTGCTTTTGGACTCTGGTGGTTCTTCTATGACCAATACAGATTTCAG gaggaGTGTTTACGGGCTGAAAGAGGAGGTTGACGAGCATGCTTTCTTCTCAGAACCTTCAGGTTCAATGAGAAGCTTCTCTGGTTCATCTATGGATGATGCTTGGCCACTCACCCCGCTCACAAtgaactcttcttcttcttcttctagtaCCAATTCTTCAAAGCAGAGGAGTTTGTCTAGTTTACATAATGAGTATTCTTATTTGCAGCTTCAAAGCCTATGCGATCATGATatcccaaaacaacaaaaacagcaTCAGCATCACTATCTTCTGGGAAATGATATAAGTAATCTAGGACCCATGAAAATGGAGAAGGAAGAACCCCAAAAGACTGTTCATCGTTTCTTTGATGAGTGGCCACCAAAGAATAAAGAATCGTGGCTTGATTTGGATAACAAATCATCAAACAGTGCTTCAGTTTCAACAACGAGGCTCTCAATATCCATTCCTTCATCACATGACTTTCTTCCGATCTTTAATTCAAGAACTAATAATG atggTTGA
- the LOC118056688 gene encoding growth-regulating factor 6 isoform X2 — MIMSGGNRFPFTASQWQELEHQALIYKYMVSGIPIPPDLLFTIKRSVCLDSSKLFPHQHPHFAWSCFQMGLGRKTDPEPGRCRRTDGKKWRCSKEAYPDSKYCERHMHRGKNRSRKPVEVATQRKSTSPPTVSSITRNHSSYHAHPNHQFLSSSTPTGIGLLPQENSTHLLLDSGGSSMTNTDFRRSVYGLKEEVDEHAFFSEPSGSMRSFSGSSMDDAWPLTPLTMNSSSSSSSTNSSKQRSLSSLHNEYSYLQLQSLCDHDIPKQQKQHQHHYLLGNDISNLGPMKMEKEEPQKTVHRFFDEWPPKNKESWLDLDNKSSNSASVSTTRLSISIPSSHDFLPIFNSRTNNDG, encoded by the exons ATGATAATGAGTGGAGGAAACAGGTTTCCCTTCACTGCATCCCAGTGGCAAGAGCTTGAGCATCAAGCACTAATCTACAAGTACATGGTTTCTGGCATCCCCATCCCTCCTGATCTCCTCTTCACCATCAAAAGAAGCGTCTGTTTGGACTCTTCAAAGCTCTTTCCTCACCAACATCCACACT TTGCTTGGAGCTGTTTTCAGATGGGTTTAGGGAGGAAAACGGATCCAGAACCAGGGAGGTGCAGGAGAACAGATGGAAAGAAATGGAGATGCTCAAAAGAAGCATACCCAGATTCCAAGTACTGTGAGAGACACATGCATAGAGGGAAGAACCGTTCAAGAAAGCCTGTGGAAGTCGCAACACAAAGAAAATCAACATCACCACCAACTGTCTCATCAATCACCAGAAACCACTCTA GTTACCATGCCCATCCAAACCATCAATTTTTGTCTTCTTCAACACCCACTGGAATTGGTTTGTTACCTCAAGAAAATTCTACCCACTTGCTTTTGGACTCTGGTGGTTCTTCTATGACCAATACAGATTTCAG gaggaGTGTTTACGGGCTGAAAGAGGAGGTTGACGAGCATGCTTTCTTCTCAGAACCTTCAGGTTCAATGAGAAGCTTCTCTGGTTCATCTATGGATGATGCTTGGCCACTCACCCCGCTCACAAtgaactcttcttcttcttcttctagtaCCAATTCTTCAAAGCAGAGGAGTTTGTCTAGTTTACATAATGAGTATTCTTATTTGCAGCTTCAAAGCCTATGCGATCATGATatcccaaaacaacaaaaacagcaTCAGCATCACTATCTTCTGGGAAATGATATAAGTAATCTAGGACCCATGAAAATGGAGAAGGAAGAACCCCAAAAGACTGTTCATCGTTTCTTTGATGAGTGGCCACCAAAGAATAAAGAATCGTGGCTTGATTTGGATAACAAATCATCAAACAGTGCTTCAGTTTCAACAACGAGGCTCTCAATATCCATTCCTTCATCACATGACTTTCTTCCGATCTTTAATTCAAGAACTAATAATG atggTTGA
- the LOC118056689 gene encoding 12-oxophytodienoate reductase 3, protein MAENRTGTSLFSPCKMGKFSLSHRVVLAPMTRCRALNGIPGDALAEYYAQRSTPGGFLITEGALISPTAPGFPHVPGIYSDAQVEAWKKVVDAVHAKGSVIFCQLWHVGRASHQVYQPGGVPPISSTNKPISNRWRILMPDGTYGIYPAPRALKTSEILELVEHYSQAALNAIRAGFDGVEIHGAHGYLIDQFLKNGINDRVDEYGGSIENRCRFMMQVIQAVVSAVGAERVALRMSPAIDHLDATDSDPLNLGLSVIERINKLQLQVGSKLAYLHVTQPRYTASGQTESRRTGSEDEEVQMIRTWRRAYQGTFMCSGGFTRELGIQAVTEGDADLVSYGRLFISNPDLVLRLKLNAPLNKYIRKTFYTQDPVVGYTDYPFLSKANGGQAPLSRL, encoded by the exons ATGGCTGAAAATAGAACTGGGACCTCTCTGTTCTCTCCTTGCAAGATGGGCAAGTTCAGCCTCTCTCACAG GGTGGTGCTGGCTCCCATGACAAGATGTAGGGCGTTGAATGGGATTCCAGGGGATGCGCTGGCGGAGTACTACGCGCAGAGGTCAACTCCTGGCGGATTTCTCATCACCGAAGGAGCTCTGATCTCCCCGACTGCTCCTGG GTTTCCTCATGTGCCTGGAATTTACTCAGATGCACAAGTGGAGGCATGGAAGAAGGTGGTGGATGCAGTTCATGCCAAAGGGAGCGTCATATTCTGTCAACTGTGGCACGTTGGCCGTGCATCTCATCAAG TCTATCAACCTGGGGGGGTTCCACCAATTTCATCGACAAACAAGCCCATCTCAAACAGATGGAGAATCCTCATGCCAGATGGTACCTACGGCATATACCCAGCACCTCGAGCCTTGAAAACCTCTGAAATACTAGAGTTGGTGGAGCATTATAGCCAGGCAGCCTTGAATGCCATTCGAGCAG GTTTTGATGGAGTTGAGATCCACGGGGCCCATGGTTACCTCATTGATCAATTCTTAAAGAATGGAATCAATGACAGAGTAGATGAGTATGGTGGATCAATAGAAAACCGGTGCAGATTCATGATGCAGGTGATTCAGGCAGTAGTTTCAGCTGTTGGTGCAGAACGAGTAGCTCTCCGAATGTCCCCCGCAATTGATCACCTGGATGCCACAGACTCCGATCCACTCAACTTAGGCCTTTCAGTGATCGAGAGAATCAACAAGCTCCAGCTGCAGGTGGGCTCAAAACTCGCCTATCTGCATGTCACTCAGCCACGCTACACAGCTTCAGGCCAAACAGAGTCACGCAGAACCGGTAGCGAAGATGAAGAGGTCCAAATGATTAGGACCTGGAGAAGGGCATATCAGGGTACTTTCATGTGCAGTGGCGGGTTCACCAGGGAGCTGGGGATTCAAGCTGTAACTGAAGGTGATGCTGATTTGGTATCATATGGTAGACTTTTTATCTCAAACCCAGATTTAGTCTTGAGATTGAAGCTTAACGCACCGCTGAACAAGTATATCAGGAAAACGTTCTACACCCAGGATCCTGTTGTTGGGTACACAGATTACCCTTTCCTAAGCAAAGCAAATGGAGGCCAGGCGCCACTGTCACGCCTCTGA